TTCCGCTTCCAAACCACTTATCTTCGATTTCTATTTTTGCGGTCCCCGTAATAACGGATCGTGAAGTGAATATGATGATACACTCAGGGGCTCCTCTGCTCCCTTGTTTAAGCTCTCCCGAGGTTTCAAAAAACCTTTTGGCATTTTCGTTTCCAAGAACCGCCGATTTCAAAAAGAGGTAGATGTAAGTAAGAGGAACAGTCACAACTCCAGGACGCAACCCCATTCCGCTAAGATGGTAGACTCCCATCAAAGGGGTTTAAGTTTTCGATATAAAATCCCTCTCTGAGTTAGCCTGAAGAGCACCTCAAGAGGAAAGGTTAGTTAGAGGCGCGAATAGAGTTTGAAAGAATGCTCAAACTCGTAAGCCTTTTCCGCTGGTCTCAAATATTCCCTTACTCGATTGAAGTTTGGATCAACTAGAACTTTCAATCCCCATTTTCAGGGGCATCCTACTGAAACCCCTTTCTTTTGTTTTTCGTCCCCCCATCTTTAAAGGTTTCGGGCCCCGGTTTGTGAACTTCGGTTCCTGCGGGGGGGATTTATAAAGAAGTTCACAACCTTTCGCCTTTTACCGAAACTATACCCTCTTGCAAAACTTCGCCACCTCACAGTACCCGCAATACTCTGGACTGGCAGCCCTGGGAACCTGATCGGAAGCTATCATCTCTCGTATCTTCTCCAAATCCCTCTTCAAAGCCTCCTTCTCCTCGGGTAGAATGTTCAACCAAAAGGTCCGGTGGGAGGGCAGGAGGTAAATGAGGCCCCTCCTGATTCTCACCCCCAGCGACCTTTCAAGCAGCACGGCATAAGCCAGCATCTGCTTCCTCCACGCCCTCGAAACGTAGGGCAAATCCGAATACTTCACATCGACCGGCACCATCTCCCCGCTCTTTAGTCTCACCACCGTGTCCGCCTTCCCGAAAAGCCCCATCTCCCGATCCTCCAGGGGGAGGTCGTGCAGGATCCGATCCACCTCTTCTGGGGAAAACCCGTAGATCCTCTTCCTGCGTCCGGTCCTCCCCGGCTCCCTACCGTGCTGCTCACCCCCAAGCTCCACCTTCTTCCTCTCCGGTGGATACAACCCCAGCTTCCTGATGAAGTAGAGCTTCCTCGGGCAGTAAAAGTACTGGTATACTTCCCAGGCACTTATCTCACCAGCGCTGCCAAAACCCTTCATACCTCTCCAGCTCACCCCTCAGGAACCTCGCCAGCTTCCTGGCCTGGTGGAGGAAGAGCCCACCCCAAGTGAGCCTAAGGTCCTCGAACCTCACCTCTTCTTCCAGCCTCCTGAGAAGCTCCTGAAGGTAGAACCTCCTGACCTCCTCCCCCATCTGGCACACCCCATCCACCACCTCAAAACCCTCCTTGGAGACCATCCTCTTGCTCACCATTCCCACCACCATCCTGTCCACCACATGGGGCCTGAACTCCTCCATCAAATCCAAAACCAAGCTCGGCCTGCCCGGTCTATCGGCGTGCAGGAAACCCCCGTAGGGATCCAGCCCTGCGTAATGCACCGCCCTCCATACCTCCCCCAGCAAAATCCCGTAGCCGTAGTTCAGCATGGCGTTCACGGGATCTGTGGCGTATCTCCCGCTCCTCCCTCCAAAGCCCCACCCCTCGAAGATTCCCGCCAAGGCTTCCCAGTAGAGCTGGGCCCCCCTCCCCTCCAGGTTCATTATTCTCTCCCTCACTTCATCCACCTTCTTCCCCTCCACCTCCTCCAGCTCAGGCAGGAGCTTCACCATCTCCTCCGCCGCGGTTCGCAACCTCTCCGCCAGGGAAGGAACCGTTTCCACCCTCTTCTTGGCCAGTGTCTGGAGGACGGCGACCTGGTTCTTCAGCTTCGCCCTTATCACGGCCTTGGCCACCCCCACCCCCCTCTCATCCCCGTAGGCCAGATACTGTTCCCTCCTCGTGCTCACCGTCCTCATCTCGGGGGAGGAGAGCCTGGCCTTAACCTCACCCCGAAAGTCCACGATGAGCACGTCCACCCCGTGTTCCGCTAGCAGCCTCAGGGCGTCCGTGCTCACCACTCCCTTTCCCGAGATGATCACCTGCTCCAGCTCCTGGGGCTGGAGGCGCGCCACGGTCTTCCCGCCCTCCCTCACCACTATGGTCTCCCCCTTCCTTCCCACGAACTTCCCGAAGCCGTCCACCACCAGCCTCACGCGCACACCTCCGAGAAGGGGCATGCCTGCCTGCACTCCGCCGGCCTGCCCGGATCCTTCTTCTGGGCCACCAGCTCCAGCTTCCTGTCCCTCTCCTCCAACCACCAGTTCCTCAGGTCATCGTTGATGAAGAAGAGGTCCCGATTCACCACCACCCTGCCGTTCCTGAAGCCCACGTGGACGGAGCACCCCACGTCCACGGGCACCTCGTAAAGGCTCTCGAAGACCAGGGCATAACCCGTTGGGTAGAGGCGGTAGAAATCCCTGGGGGATCCTCCCACCTTCACGTCGAAGATGAGGTGCCTTAGGTAGTCGTAGCAGTCCACGCTGAGCGTACCGCTCAGGCCCAGCAGCCTCCCGTCCAGCTTGTGCTCCACCAGGAAGGGGAGGGCCACCGCCAGCACGTGGGGCTCGTCCGCGTACGGGTGGGCGGCCCTCGTTTCCAGGTAGGCGGCCCTGGCTTGGCTCAGCACCAGCTCCCAGAGGGGCTCCAGGCAGGAGCGGAGGGCCCTGGCGTTCTCCACCTCTCCCCTCCTCCCCAGCTCCCCCTCCCACCACTCCTCGAAGCTCAGGTCGAACCTCCCCTGCCTGCAGGACCCGAAGAGGTGCTCCAGCAGGTTGTGGGCCATGGCCCCAAGCAGGATCTCCTGCGTGGGCTTCCCCTGCTTTTTCTCCACGTACATCAGGTAGACGTCCCTGCCCGTGGGGCAGAACTTCCCGCAGACGGAGAACATGGAAATGCGCTCCGGGTAGTATGGCTTCAGCGGTTCCCTCCACCAGTTCCATCCCCTCAGCTCGGGGGTCACCCCCACCTCCCTCGCCAGGGGGAGAACGCGGTTGAGGAGGAACTTGTGCTCCTGGGCGGAGAGGAAGAACACCACTGGCCTCCCTTAAAGCTCGCCCTCCGTACCTTTTTCCCTTTCCCTCACACGAGCTTTACCCTGTCCTCCTCCACCAAGGAGGGGACTGGCCTTTCGGAGACTATCCTGCACAGCCTGGCACAGCGCTCGCACAGGGGTATGACGTAGATCGAGTCCCTCTCCCCTCCTATGAACTTCGGAAGCTCCTTCACCAGGACTTCCCTGTCGTGGGCATTCAGCTCCCCCTTGAAGGCGCTGTACTGGATCCTCTGCAGGCCGTAGTCGAAGAGACGGTCGGCCAGCTTGGTGCGGATGTCGTCAGAGCTTATGTCGTAGATGACAAGGGTCAGCATCAATGCATCCTCACCAGCCCGACTTGAAATACCCTCCGTATGATCGGGTCTACGATGGAGTAGACCTCCCCTTTTTTCTCAAGGAAACCGCCTTTACGAGTTCCTGAAGTTCGAGAGGATGTTGTCGGCCACTTTTTCCCTCCTCCATTTCCAAGCTTCTCTTGAGGTTTACCCAGGAAGCCTCCTCCATCCAGGCAGCGGCCCGCATGATCGCGAAGTACCTCCTGCTCCCACGCCTCCTTACCCTGAGGAAGTTGGAGAACTCTAGCCCCAAGTTCGGAAGCTGTTTTAATCGTGGGATCTAGACCTCATCGGACACCCTCCGGTCTCCGCTTTAGCCCCGAAAAGGGTAAGCCAGCCAACGATCCCTCCCAATTCCCGGAACGGCTGAATCGATCACCGCATGATTGGCCTCAAGGCTACCTAAGAACTTCCCGCTGGATCGCGGCATAAGAAGTCTTTTTCTTCGGCTTAAAGGTGTCCGGGCATCCAAAACCAGTCAAGCCCGCCTTGCCCCCTTCCTCCTCCTCGTACGGGCACGCCCCTTCCGGTATCCACCCCAGGGGAGCGCCCTGGGCGGTGGAACCTCTGAGGGAAGGAACCTGGGTCCATCCCGGAGCTCCCTGAGCTTCTCGTCCACGATCCTGGCTATGTCCCCGAAACCCACCAACACGCATGGTACCCCCTTTAGTTTGGCCAACTCCGAAACTCTCTGCTCCTGTGTCACCAGCACCAGTCCCTTCTTCACGGCATGCTCCACCACCCTCTCATCCTCCGCCCCCCTTAACCCTTCCTCCTCCACCGTGTACACTTCCCAGCCTAGGAGCTTGAGGAAGGGTTTGAGTCCGCTGTACATTTCATCCAGAAGGACCCTCATTCCCCTCCCTTTGGTCGCTTGGGTAAAAATTTTCTCTCGGAGACACAAAGTGGAGTAACACATATAAAAGGATGAAGGAAAAAAGGGTAGGGGGTTTGGGGTGCCCTTTGCTGAGGTGGGCGGAATAAAAATCTTCTACGAGAAGGTGGGAAACGGCTTCCCCGTTTACCTTCTCCACGGGGCCGTCCTCACGCACTCCCTCTGGAAACCACAGCTGGAGGTCCTCAAGGAAAGATACACGGCGATCGCCCCAGACCTGCCAGGACACGGAAAATCCAACCCCATATCCTCAGACGAGCCCTCCATCAGGGGTTACTCGGAAGTGGTGGCTGGACTGATGGACTACCTGGGGACGAAGGAAGCGGTGGTGGTGGGCCACTCGATGGGTGGAGCCGTGGCCCTACAGTTCACCCTGGACCATCCGGAAAAGGTCAGGGCTCTCATCCTCGCCAACACCGGTGCCAAGCTGGGAGTTTCACCCCTCCTCCTTCAGGTACTCAGGGAAAACTTCAGGGGGGCCATGGAAGCCGGATGGAAAAGCATGCTGGGTGGAAAGGGGAGGAGGATGGAAAGGGAGCTGGAAGGGCTCAGGAGGGAAATGGAGGACACGGAACCCAAGGTTGGGGTGGCGGACTTCGAGGCCTGCAATGCCTTCGATTGCAGGAGCAGGCTCCACGAGATCAAGAAGCCCACCCTCATCATAGGAGGCTACGACGATACCCTCACCCCTCCCTGGTACCACGAGTACCTCCACAAGAATATCCAGGGTTCTTCCCTCGCCCTCCTAAGGGACGTGGGACATCTCTCCATGGTGGAGGACCCGTCCTCCTTCAACTCCCTCCTCCTAGACTTCCTGGGGAGGACGGTGGGATAGGTCCTTCTCCATTCCCGCGAGGAGGTTGGCGAGACGGGCCAATTCTTCGGGGGGAAGATCCCTCACCCTGGCCTCCGCCAGCTCTGCGGGAAGGAAGGAATCCAGCGCTTCCCTCCTCTCCTTCTTCTCCAGCCTAAGCCTTGGGAAGAGTTCCGTGAAGGAGTGATAGAGGGCATTCCTCACCTTCTGCCTGGGATGGTGGAAGAGCACCCTCAGCACCCTCCGAAAACCCTCTTCGCTCTCCACCTCGAAGGGAGGAGTTTTTCTGGGCCTGAGCCTCACCACCGCCGACCTCACCTTGGGACGGGGGAAGAAGGCGGAGGGGGGAACTTCTTCGAGGATCTCCACCTGTGCCCGATAGAAGACGCTCACGGTCAGACGTCCGTAATCTTCCGATCCCGGTCTGGCCACGAGTCTCTTCGCGAACTCCAGCTGGTACATGAGCACCGCCACCTCGAAATCCTCCTCCAAAAGTCTGAAGGTGAGTTCCGAGGAGAGCGAATACGGCAGGTTCGAAACCACCTTGTTGAAAGGGGGGAGGGGGAGTTTCAGCACGTCCCCCACAAGGATCCTCACGTTCCCAAGGCCCTTCTCCCTGAGCACTTCCCTCAGGATGGAGACCAGGCGGGGATCCCTCTCTACCGCTATCACCTCTCCGGCCCTCTCTGCTAGGAGGAGGGTGAGACCCCCCGTCCCGGCGCCCACCTCCAGCACCGTATCCTCCCTATCAACCTCCGCGTATTCCACCATCCTCCGCAACAGATCCCAGTCCAGCACCAGGTGCTGGCCGTATCTCCTGCTGAGCCTTATCCCTTCCCTCTCCAGCCTTTCCCTCATCTCCATGAAACACCGCCTACTGCTGTCCGAAAATCTCTTTGGCCGCTTCCTCGTAAACCCTCAGATCGCTCTCCGTGAAGAGCACGAACCTTACCTCCTCCAACTTGTCCTCCCTCTCGAGGAACTCCTTCACCGCCTGCAGGGCCACCCTGCTGGCCTTCTCCACCGGATACCCGTAAGCACCCGTGCTTATGGAAGGAAAGGAAATCCTCTTTATACCCTTGGAGACCGCCAGGCTCAGGCTGCTTCTGTAGGCCTTCGCCAGCAACTGGGGCTCCCTCTTGTTCCCTCCCCTCCAGATGGGTCCAACCGTGTGGATGACGTATTTGGCCTTGAGGCGTCCGCCGGAGGTGATCACCGCCTCACCCACGGGCAGGCCATCAGGCCACTCCCTTTCCCTTATCCTGGCGCATTCCTCCCTGATGGTGGGTCCTCCCTTCCTGTGGATGGCCCCGTCCACCCCTCCTCCTCCCATCAGGCTGGGATTGGCCGCATTCACGATTGCCTCCGTTTCCTGCTCCGTGATGTCTCCCTGCACCAGCCTGACGACGGCCTTTCCCACCTTGAACTCCAAGCTCTCTTCCTCTTTACTCCCTCCGCCTCAAAAAACCTGAGGTTAGAGGAGGGGGAGGATGGCGGGGGAGAAGACCAGAGCGCTCACGGCCATCAGTTTGAGAAAGATGTTGATGGAGGGACCCGAAGCATCCTTCATGGGATCCCCCACCGTATCACCCGTCACCGCCGCCGCGTGCGTGGGGCTTCCCTTTCCGCCGAAGTGGCCCTCCTCCACGTACTTCTTGGCGTTGTCCCAGGTGTTTCCCACGTTCCCCTGGAACATGCCCAGCAGGAGTCCGGAACCTATGGCACCAGCAAGGAAACCCACCAGCCCCTCGGGTCCCAGCAGGAAGAGTATCAGTGGGGGAAAGAGGATGGCCAGAAGACCGGGGAGGAGGAGGTTCCTCAGGGCATTCCCCGTTGCCATGGAAACGCACCTCGCATAATCCGGTTTGGCCCTTCCTTCCATCAGCCCGGGAATTTCCCTGAACTGCCTCCTTATCTCATCCACCAGCCTGAAGGCTCCCCCGCTCACCGCCAGCACCACCAGGGCGGTGAAGAGGGCGGGAACGGCCACCCCTATCAGGAGGCCCGCGAACGTGTGGGCGTTGATCAGGCTCAGGACCTTGTCCAACCCCCCTACCCGCGAGGCGTATTCCTGGAACTCCGGAAGCTGGGTGAGGGTGAAGAAGAAGGCGATGGCCGTGAGGGCAGCCGACCCTATGGCGAACCCCTTACAGATGGACTTCATCGTGTTTCCCACCGAATCCAGCCTGTCCGTGATCTTCCTCACCTTCCCAGGCAGACCTGCCTGCTCCGCGATTCCGGCTGCATTGTCGGTGATGGGTCCGTAGGCATCCGCCGCCACGATCACCCCCGCGACCGAAAGCATGCCCACGGCGGAGAGGGCCACTCCGTAGAAGCCTGCCGCCAGGTAGGAGACCAAACCAGCGACCGCTATCGAGAGCACGGGAACGAAGGTGCTGAACCAGCCCATGGAAAAGCCTTCCAGGATGTCCAGTGCCGCCCCCGCCCTGGCCGCCTCCGCCACCCTCCTGGCCGGTGGTCTGTCCTTGGAGGTGAAGTAGTCCGAAGTCTCCCCCACCACTATCCCCACCAGGAGGCCGCTCACCACGGCCGTGAAGGGTCCCCTCCATCCTTCCCCGAGCAACCAGCGGATGGCGAGGAAGGAAGAGAGGATGGTGAGGGAGGTGGCTAGGAGGGAGGAACGGGTGAGGGCCTTAGCGGGATCTCCCCTCACCGAGAAACAGGCCAGGAGGGAAGAGAGGATGCCGAGGGCGGAAACGAGGAGGGGGAGGAGTACCCTTTCCTCCTCGATGTAAAGGAGGGCTCCCAGGGCCATGGCGGAGATCAGGGAACCCACGTAGGACTCGAAGAGGTCGGCGCCCATTCCAGCCACGTCCCCGACGTTGTCCCCGACGTTGTCCGCAATCACCCCTGGATTCCTGGGATCGTCTTCGGGAATCTTCTCCTCGACCTTTCCCACCAGATCGGCACCTATATCCGCCGACTTCGTGTAGATTCCCCCTCCCACCCTAGCGAAGAGGGCCACGGTACTGGCCCCGAAACTGAACCCTATCACATCCTTCATGGCCTCTTCCATCCTGGAAGGATCCGTACCCCCATAG
The nucleotide sequence above comes from Candidatus Hadarchaeales archaeon. Encoded proteins:
- the cas4 gene encoding CRISPR-associated protein Cas4 — protein: MSWRGMKGFGSAGEISAWEVYQYFYCPRKLYFIRKLGLYPPERKKVELGGEQHGREPGRTGRRKRIYGFSPEEVDRILHDLPLEDREMGLFGKADTVVRLKSGEMVPVDVKYSDLPYVSRAWRKQMLAYAVLLERSLGVRIRRGLIYLLPSHRTFWLNILPEEKEALKRDLEKIREMIASDQVPRAASPEYCGYCEVAKFCKRV
- the cas1 gene encoding CRISPR-associated endonuclease Cas1; amino-acid sequence: MVGGEGQEAGAGGPEEGSGQAGGVQAGMPLLGGVRVRLVVDGFGKFVGRKGETIVVREGGKTVARLQPQELEQVIISGKGVVSTDALRLLAEHGVDVLIVDFRGEVKARLSSPEMRTVSTRREQYLAYGDERGVGVAKAVIRAKLKNQVAVLQTLAKKRVETVPSLAERLRTAAEEMVKLLPELEEVEGKKVDEVRERIMNLEGRGAQLYWEALAGIFEGWGFGGRSGRYATDPVNAMLNYGYGILLGEVWRAVHYAGLDPYGGFLHADRPGRPSLVLDLMEEFRPHVVDRMVVGMVSKRMVSKEGFEVVDGVCQMGEEVRRFYLQELLRRLEEEVRFEDLRLTWGGLFLHQARKLARFLRGELERYEGFWQRW
- the cas4a gene encoding type I-A CRISPR-associated protein Cas4/Csa1 is translated as MFFLSAQEHKFLLNRVLPLAREVGVTPELRGWNWWREPLKPYYPERISMFSVCGKFCPTGRDVYLMYVEKKQGKPTQEILLGAMAHNLLEHLFGSCRQGRFDLSFEEWWEGELGRRGEVENARALRSCLEPLWELVLSQARAAYLETRAAHPYADEPHVLAVALPFLVEHKLDGRLLGLSGTLSVDCYDYLRHLIFDVKVGGSPRDFYRLYPTGYALVFESLYEVPVDVGCSVHVGFRNGRVVVNRDLFFINDDLRNWWLEERDRKLELVAQKKDPGRPAECRQACPFSEVCA
- the cas2 gene encoding CRISPR-associated endonuclease Cas2, with the protein product MLTLVIYDISSDDIRTKLADRLFDYGLQRIQYSAFKGELNAHDREVLVKELPKFIGGERDSIYVIPLCERCARLCRIVSERPVPSLVEEDRVKLV
- a CDS encoding DUF5615 family PIN-like protein, coding for MRVLLDEMYSGLKPFLKLLGWEVYTVEEEGLRGAEDERVVEHAVKKGLVLVTQEQRVSELAKLKGVPCVLVGFGDIARIVDEKLRELRDGPRFLPSEVPPPRALPWGGYRKGRARTRRRKGARRA
- a CDS encoding alpha/beta hydrolase, producing MPFAEVGGIKIFYEKVGNGFPVYLLHGAVLTHSLWKPQLEVLKERYTAIAPDLPGHGKSNPISSDEPSIRGYSEVVAGLMDYLGTKEAVVVGHSMGGAVALQFTLDHPEKVRALILANTGAKLGVSPLLLQVLRENFRGAMEAGWKSMLGGKGRRMERELEGLRREMEDTEPKVGVADFEACNAFDCRSRLHEIKKPTLIIGGYDDTLTPPWYHEYLHKNIQGSSLALLRDVGHLSMVEDPSSFNSLLLDFLGRTVG
- the rsmA gene encoding 16S rRNA (adenine(1518)-N(6)/adenine(1519)-N(6))-dimethyltransferase RsmA; protein product: MEMRERLEREGIRLSRRYGQHLVLDWDLLRRMVEYAEVDREDTVLEVGAGTGGLTLLLAERAGEVIAVERDPRLVSILREVLREKGLGNVRILVGDVLKLPLPPFNKVVSNLPYSLSSELTFRLLEEDFEVAVLMYQLEFAKRLVARPGSEDYGRLTVSVFYRAQVEILEEVPPSAFFPRPKVRSAVVRLRPRKTPPFEVESEEGFRRVLRVLFHHPRQKVRNALYHSFTELFPRLRLEKKERREALDSFLPAELAEARVRDLPPEELARLANLLAGMEKDLSHRPPQEV
- a CDS encoding O-acetyl-ADP-ribose deacetylase, coding for MEFKVGKAVVRLVQGDITEQETEAIVNAANPSLMGGGGVDGAIHRKGGPTIREECARIREREWPDGLPVGEAVITSGGRLKAKYVIHTVGPIWRGGNKREPQLLAKAYRSSLSLAVSKGIKRISFPSISTGAYGYPVEKASRVALQAVKEFLEREDKLEEVRFVLFTESDLRVYEEAAKEIFGQQ
- a CDS encoding sodium-translocating pyrophosphatase; this encodes MEPVLSLVFLSVLVAFLYVLYAVWKVLREEEGTERMVEIAEYIREGARAYMKRQYTIIAGVVLALVLVLLFFLGWRMALSYLVGAGCSALTGFVGLHTAIRSNARTANAARKEGMGKALSLAFRGGSVLGMGVVAVGLLGVSLLSLAYGGTDPSRMEEAMKDVIGFSFGASTVALFARVGGGIYTKSADIGADLVGKVEEKIPEDDPRNPGVIADNVGDNVGDVAGMGADLFESYVGSLISAMALGALLYIEEERVLLPLLVSALGILSSLLACFSVRGDPAKALTRSSLLATSLTILSSFLAIRWLLGEGWRGPFTAVVSGLLVGIVVGETSDYFTSKDRPPARRVAEAARAGAALDILEGFSMGWFSTFVPVLSIAVAGLVSYLAAGFYGVALSAVGMLSVAGVIVAADAYGPITDNAAGIAEQAGLPGKVRKITDRLDSVGNTMKSICKGFAIGSAALTAIAFFFTLTQLPEFQEYASRVGGLDKVLSLINAHTFAGLLIGVAVPALFTALVVLAVSGGAFRLVDEIRRQFREIPGLMEGRAKPDYARCVSMATGNALRNLLLPGLLAILFPPLILFLLGPEGLVGFLAGAIGSGLLLGMFQGNVGNTWDNAKKYVEEGHFGGKGSPTHAAAVTGDTVGDPMKDASGPSINIFLKLMAVSALVFSPAILPLL